A region of Anguilla anguilla isolate fAngAng1 chromosome 18, fAngAng1.pri, whole genome shotgun sequence DNA encodes the following proteins:
- the LOC118217721 gene encoding angiotensinogen-like: MVEISRSLLLIALVTVVAANRVYVHPFGLFALGNGSCKNTEAPAAAPLETVPLASIEDGVEPDPLYANTEQKGNVTQTTAVLAQLLNFLGQRLYNVLRAQKAPNALFSPVEAYGALVTFYLGAWGDTASQLQKLLGLESETASADCLSQFDGHKVLRTLRYINGLIDGTTDELRTQAWVFSAANLSESFVRGVWEFSDTSYTRAVDISQSMRAQSQLNDFMEKTSPWKTKLLFQDINSTSDLLFASSMHFKGKWRTMFRPEATSLQEFWIDDKTSVTVPLMTHKGIYSYLDDKRRKCTVLKLPLSRHAYMLLVLPYEGAQMDTIEDKLTVHISEWTQHLKEGLLEVSLPKLSLNVVNDLQSILTNLGLPSLLGTGANFSHLSRKENFTVGEVLNEVVFETSEEGSEQQDEPKGAEAAMKLTVDRPFCFAIVEESSSALLLLGRIGNPVK; encoded by the exons ATGGTTGAGATAAGCAGGTCGCTCCTCTTGATCGCTCTTGTTACCGTGGTGGCCGCAAACCGTGTGTACGTGCACCCCTTCGGCCTGTTCGCCCTGGGCAACGGCAGCTGCAAGAACACCGAGGCCCCGGCGGCGGCGCCCCTGGAAACCGTACCCCTGGCGTCGATCGAAGACGGCGTGGAGCCCGACCCTCTGTACGCGAACACAGAGCAGAAGGGGAATGTCACCCAGACGACCGCGGTCCTCGCGCAGCTCCTCAACTTCCTGGGCCAGCGGCTCTACAATGTGTTGAGGGCGCAGAAGGCCCCCAACGCCCTCTTCTCCCCCGTGGAGGCCTACGGGGCCCTGGTCACCTTCTACCTTGGGGCCTGGGGGGACACGGCCAGCCAGCTCCAGAAGCTCCTGGGGCTGGAGAGTGAGACGGCCTCTGCGGACTGCCTGTCGCAGTTCGACGGGCACAAGGTGCTGCGCACGCTCCGCTACATCAACGGCCTGATCGACGGAACAACGGACGAGCTCCGGACGCAGGCCTGGGTCTTCAGTGCCGCCAACCTGTCGGAGAGCTTCGTCCGGGGAGTCTGGGAATTCTCTGACACCTCCTACACCCGAGCAGTGGACATCTCCCAGTCCATGCGCGCCCAATCCCAGCTCAACGACTTCATGGAGAAGACATCGCCATGGAAAACCAAACTCCTGTTCCAGGACATAAACTCCACCTCTGACCTCCTGTTCGCCAGCTCCATGCATTTCAAGG ggaaGTGGAGGACAATGTTCAGACCAGAGGCAACGTCCCTGCAGGAGTTCTGGATCGATGACAAGACCAGCGTCACGGTTCCTCTCATGACCCACAAAGGAATATACAGCTACCTGGACGACAAGCGCAGGAAGTGCACGGTCCTCAAACTGCCCCTGAGCAGACATGCCTACATGCTTCTGGTTCTGCCGTACGAGGGGGCCCAGATGGACACCATTGAAGACAAGCTCACAGTTCACATCTCAGAGTGGACCCAGCACCTAAAGGAAGG GCTTCTGGAGGTCTCTCTCCCCAAGCTGTCCCTTAACGTGGTGAATGATCTGCAGAGTATCCTCACTAACTTGGGGCTGCCCAGTCTGCTGGGCACAGGGGCCAACTTCAGCCACCTCAGCAGAAAGGAGAACTTCACTGTGGGCGAG GTTTTAAATGAGGTGGTGTTCGAGACATCTGAGGAGGGATCGGAGCAGCAGGACGAGCCCAAGGGCGCTGAAGCAGCGATGAAGCTGACAGTCGACAGGCCCTTCTGCTTCGCCATCGTAGAGGAAAGCTCCAGtgctctcctcctgctggggagAATAGGGAACCCTGTAAAATGA
- the LOC118217720 gene encoding piggyBac transposable element-derived protein 5-like: protein MAECGRKAQSLLQAARSRYESLQISDDVFGESGDDSSENPFYSTSGDSNSDNYTSESNGGDLRGTETGDGQSGRAPGSVSNAPAEEEGWSDALREITIPPYKDTCGPTQKMPATATALDFFQLFVPDNAIQNMVAQTNMYAKKYQERFGSDESWQSVTAAEMKAFLGFMTSTSVQHCESVLSIWSSGFFSNKSIAPQMSQARFERILKYFHIVAFRSSHSNQGLYKIQPFLDSLQQAFSCTFRPSQTQVLHEPLIDEDPVFITSCTERELRKRKKRKFSLWVRQCTATGFISQVYVYLKEGPGPDGVDALKNKPQLHRLVAKQLCHNLSGRNAIIFTGPSITSLSLYQEFQKQDIYCCGLLSTRKSDCTGLPPSMLSNPEKPQHRGQSHIKMRGNMSLISWYNKGTFRFLTNAYSPSKQGVIIKRKSGEIPCPLAVEAFAAHLSYICKYDDKYSKYFIFHKPNKTWQQVFWLTVSIAINNAYILYKMSDAYHVKRYSRAQFGERLVRELLDLEDCSPTQ from the exons ATGGCTGAGTGCGGGAGGAAGGCGCAGTCTCTTCTGCAGGCTGCCCGCTCCCGATACGAAAGCTTGCAGATTTCGGATGATGTTTTTGGAGAATCTGGGGACGACAGCAGCGAGAATCCCTTCTACAGCACCTCGGGCGATTCCAACTCGGATAACTATACATCAGAAAGCAACGGCGGCGACCTAAGAGGAACCGAGACCGGGGATGGCCAATCTGGAAGAGCCCCCGGTTCGGTTTCAAATGCTCCAGCAGAGGAAGAGGGCTGGAGCGACGCCCTCCGAGAAATCACGATCCCTCCGTACAAAGATACCTGTG GTCCCACACAGAAGATGCCAGCCACTGCCACTGCCTTGGACTTCTTCCAGCTCTTTGTGCCAGACAATGCCATCCAGAACATGGTGGCACAGACCAACATGTACGCCAAAAAGTACCAGGAGCGCTTTGGTAGTGATGAGAGCTGGCAGAGCGTGACGGCAGCAGAGATGAAGGCTTTCCTGGGGTTCATGACGTCCACCAGCGTTCAGCACTGCGAGTCTGTGCTCAGTATCTGGAGCTCCGGCTTCTTCAGCAACAAGAGCATCGCGCCGCAGATGAGCCAGGCTCGCTTCGAGAGAATCCTCAAGTACTTCCACATCGTAGCCTTCCGCTCCAGCCACAGCAACCAGGGGCTCTACAAGATCCAGCCCTTCCTGGACTCCCTGCAGCAAGCTTTCAGCTGCACCTTCCGACCTTCCCAAACCCAG GTTCTCCATGAGCCACTTATTGACGAGGACCCCGTCTTCATCACCTCATGTACGGAGCGagagctgaggaagaggaagaagaggaagttCAGCCTTTGGGTGCGGCAGTGCACAGCCACAGGCTTCATCAGCCAG GTGTATGTGTACCTTAAGGAGGGCCCTGGACCAGACGGTGTTGATGCTCTGAAGAATAAGCCACAGCTCCACCGCCTGGTGGCCAAACAGCTGTGCCACAACCTGTCCGGCCGCAACGCCATCATCTTCACCGGACCCAGCATCACCAGTCTCAGCCTGTACCAGGAGTTCCAGAAGCAGG acatctaCTGCTGTGGGCTTCTGAGCACCAGGAAGAGTGACTGCACAGGGCTGCCCCCGTCCATGCTGTCCAACCCGGAGAAGCCCCAACACCGGGGCCAGTCCCACATCAAGATGAGGGGCAACATGTCCCTGATCTCCTGGTACAACAAGGGCACTTTCCGTTTCCTTACTAACGCCTACTCACCCAGCAAGCAAG GGGTGATCATTAAGAGGAAGAGTGGGGAGATTCCCTGCCCCCTCGCCGTGGAAGCCTTCGCCGCCCACCTGAGCTACATCTGCAAGTACGACGACAAGTACAGCAA GTACTTCATTTTCCACAAGCCAAACAAGACGTGGCAGCAGGTGTTCTGGCTGACGGTCAGCATCGCCATCAACAACGCCTACATCTTGTACAAAATGTCCGATGCCTACCACGTCAAACGCTACAGTCGGGCACAGTTTGGAGAGAGACTTGTGAGGGAGCTGCTGGATCTGGAAGACTGCTCTCCCACACAGTGA